In Tumebacillus amylolyticus, the sequence TCTGGTCAAACAGCATCATCGCGCCCTCAAACTGTTCAGAGTAGCGACGGAGTTCGTCGGCGACTTCGGTGTGCAGGGCGGTTTTGAGCTTGTGCAGCGGGACGCCGACCAATTTGCGGTTGAGCAGTTCGACATAGTGTTGGATCGCTTCGAGCGGAATGCCTTCGGGGATCGTGACTTTGCGATGCTCGACGTGTCCCGTGTCGGTGACGAGGATGGCAACCGCCATGCGCTCGCCATAGGGCTGCACTTGGATGTGAAGCAGTTTGTCGGTGAAGACTTTCGGACCGAGAACGATGGCAGTGTAGTTGGTCAGACCTGACAAAATCGTCGCGGTCTGTTGAACGGCTTGTTCCATCTCGTCGAGACGGGTCAGGAAGCCTGAGCGAAGCGAGTGGACATCCGGGCTCTCCTCGTCATCGGCGTTCATGAGGTTGTCGACGTAGAAGCGGTAGCCTTTCTGCGAGGGAATGCGTCCGGCGGAGGTGTGCGGCTGCTCGAGGTAGCCGAGTTCCTCCAGATCGGCCATCTCGTTGCGAATGGTCGCAGGCGAGATCGACATATCCGGTCGCTTCGAGATCGTGCGCGAGCCAACCGGTTCCGCAGAACGAATATAATCATCGACGAGAATTTGCAAGATGACTTTCTGGCGTTCGGTTAACATTGAGCACACGCTCCCTTCATCTCTTTGTTAGCACTCGATGAGTTCGAGTGCTAACTCTAAATAAAATGTAGCAAAATCGCCGTACCGTTGTCAACGAAATAGACCCCTCAAACGGAAAAAAAGTCGCCACGGACACAAAGGCGACTTTTTTTGAAAAAAGAGAGGAGTCAGTTACCCTACATCCGCCTGAGTTGCTTCATCTGTAGCGTCTGACAGCGTGCGGTCCTTCAACTCGCAGAGTTGGCGGTAGTTGCAGTACATGCAGGAGCGGGAACTGGCGGCTCCTTCGAAGTCGAGTCTGGCGAGCGGCTGGTTCTGCACGGGGTCTTGCAGGTAGGATTTCATCTCTGTCGTCGAGGAGATGATTTTCTCCTCCACCTGCTCCAAGTTGGCTTGGGTGACGTACGTTTTCTTGCACTCACCGGGCAACAGGTACTCCGTGCGAATCTCAATTTGCTCCAGCGGCACGGCCAGTTCGCGGTGCAGGTAGTACGCATAGAGATACAACTGCTCCTCGATGCTGTCATCCTCCTGCCCGGTCTTCCAGTCCGCGATGATGTAGCGGTCGCCGATTCTGTACAGCACGTCGAGCTTCACATAAACTTTCTCGCCGCGCACGTAGATCGTGTTCAACTTCTCCATCTCGAGAATCTCCACTCGCGGATCGGTCGTGATCTCCTGCAAAGACTCGCTGTCGAGCAAGTTCGTCAAGCATGTCTCCATGCGCTCCTTGATCATCTCGACGATGCGCTTGGGCAGTTGGTTGTAATAGTACCACTCCACCAACATCTTGCGTTTCTTCGGCGCTTCCATCCATTGCTCGACGTTCTTGGATTCGAGCACCGCTTGGTTCATCATGTTGCGAACCTTCGTGTGCAACTCCGTATAGGAAAACAGGTGGCTTTTGGACTGCCACTGCCGGATGTACATGTCGGCCACTTGGTGCAGTGCATCCCCGAAGATCAGGAACAAGTTCGCCATCTGCTTCAAGCGGTACGCTTCTCGCTGCTCCTCCGACGCATCGCGCAGCCAGCCGTTGTGCGAGCCGTAATAATGGTAGTAATACCTCCGAGGGCACTCTTGGAACAGGTGGTCACGCGAATGCGACCACGACCACTCGGGGTAGGGCGTAATCTGGAAGGCCATACGTCTGGGAAACTCCCTTTCTCAAAAAGCTGGTCTCCCTCCATTGTACTATAGAAACTCCGTCGTACACGCCCGATTGAAGGAATTGGCGAAATGAGTTACAATATTTGGAACACAATACTCCCTATACAAAAGGAGGCTGGGAATGAAAAAACGCTGGGTCATCGCACTGCTTGTGGTGGTAGTAGGGTACGTCGTCTGTGCCTACACGTTCAATAAACCGATGGAGACCTTGCCTCTCAATCCCGATGCCGGTGTTGTGGCGGTCACGATTGAGGGAACCCCGACACGGGAATTCGTGGATTCCCTTGGAATTCGGAGCGTCACATTTTTTGCAGATCCTGATCCGGAACTCCGCAATTATATCGAACAAAAAGGTCATCAGGTGTTACCTCCAAATCAGAGCTCCTCTTCCTTGGTCGGGCATCTCCTGTTCAAACAAATGTATGGCGCAACGATTGTCCCAGAGGCACAAGATGAGAAGCCTGTGGATGCAGATCAACTGGCAAGTCAAATCTTCACCCAAGCAAAATCCAATTCCATCGTAAGACTGAAACTGTCGGGTTCGGAGGTTGAGCCTGCGCTTACAAAAGCATTGGGTACAGCCTTTTTTCATTTAGGCAATGCAGGAGCACGATTCTTAACTTTGCACGATTGCGAACAACTCGCGCAAACCCCTTGGGGCAAGCCGAAATGACAGTTTTCTAGTTAAAAAGCCCGACCTCTCCAACGAGGTCGGGCTTCTTTTTCATCTTCGTGCCACTTTTACCAATGCCCCGTTCCGTCCTCGTCCGACCGGCGGTCTTGGCGG encodes:
- a CDS encoding PD-(D/E)XK nuclease family protein, encoding MAFQITPYPEWSWSHSRDHLFQECPRRYYYHYYGSHNGWLRDASEEQREAYRLKQMANLFLIFGDALHQVADMYIRQWQSKSHLFSYTELHTKVRNMMNQAVLESKNVEQWMEAPKKRKMLVEWYYYNQLPKRIVEMIKERMETCLTNLLDSESLQEITTDPRVEILEMEKLNTIYVRGEKVYVKLDVLYRIGDRYIIADWKTGQEDDSIEEQLYLYAYYLHRELAVPLEQIEIRTEYLLPGECKKTYVTQANLEQVEEKIISSTTEMKSYLQDPVQNQPLARLDFEGAASSRSCMYCNYRQLCELKDRTLSDATDEATQADVG
- the hrcA gene encoding heat-inducible transcriptional repressor HrcA; translated protein: MLTERQKVILQILVDDYIRSAEPVGSRTISKRPDMSISPATIRNEMADLEELGYLEQPHTSAGRIPSQKGYRFYVDNLMNADDEESPDVHSLRSGFLTRLDEMEQAVQQTATILSGLTNYTAIVLGPKVFTDKLLHIQVQPYGERMAVAILVTDTGHVEHRKVTIPEGIPLEAIQHYVELLNRKLVGVPLHKLKTALHTEVADELRRYSEQFEGAMMLFDQMVEPDEEGTGNQRIYLGGTTRIMNQPEFRDVEKLKPLLDMFEQTKKLIQMLEGTTSSGGVQVRIGQENQLETIHECSLITASYTIDGVPVGSIGVLGPTRMEYGRVIHTLNLFSSSLSQMLTRLYK